A portion of the Candidatus Binataceae bacterium genome contains these proteins:
- the rplQ gene encoding 50S ribosomal protein L17 encodes MRHLNSGRKLNRTSAHRKALMRNLVLSLIRHERIRTTDAKAKELRRWAERMVTLGKRADLAARRRAYAFIGSHTAVKKLFDEIAPRFKERNGGYTRIVKYGVRRGDAAPLSIIEFTGASESAAPRKKKRKPEPKQQMRGERRAAAG; translated from the coding sequence ATGCGTCACCTCAATTCGGGCCGCAAGCTCAACCGCACCTCGGCCCATCGCAAGGCCTTGATGCGCAACCTGGTCCTGAGCCTCATTCGCCACGAGCGCATCCGCACCACCGATGCCAAGGCCAAGGAGCTCAGGCGCTGGGCCGAGCGGATGGTCACGCTGGGCAAGCGCGCCGACCTCGCCGCGCGCCGGCGCGCCTACGCGTTTATCGGCTCGCACACGGCGGTCAAAAAGCTCTTCGACGAGATCGCGCCGCGCTTCAAGGAGCGCAACGGAGGCTATACCCGCATCGTCAAGTACGGTGTCCGCCGCGGTGACGCGGCCCCGCTGTCGATCATCGAGTTCACCGGCGCCTCTGAGAGCGCCGCGCCGCGCAAGAAGAAACGCAAGCCCGAGCCCAAGCAGCAGATGCGCGGCGAGCGCCGCGCCGCCGCCGGCTAA
- the rpsK gene encoding 30S ribosomal protein S11 — protein sequence MADENKETRPAPGKEQAAQGGERPAAAVGAPAAAGAAPAPRRRRAKRAVTEGVAHVHATFNNTIVTITDQQGLVLAWASAGSVGFKGSRKGTPFAAQMAAEAAARKVSDVGMRSVVVYVKGPGGGRESAVRALQAAGLAVTSIKDVTPIPHNGCRPPKRRRV from the coding sequence ATGGCTGACGAGAACAAGGAAACCAGGCCTGCGCCAGGCAAGGAGCAGGCGGCCCAGGGCGGCGAACGCCCCGCGGCGGCGGTCGGCGCTCCCGCCGCAGCCGGTGCGGCGCCCGCACCGCGCCGCCGGCGCGCCAAGCGCGCCGTGACCGAGGGCGTCGCCCATGTCCACGCGACGTTCAACAACACGATCGTTACGATCACCGACCAGCAGGGACTGGTGCTCGCGTGGGCGAGCGCCGGTTCGGTTGGCTTCAAGGGCTCGCGCAAGGGCACGCCGTTCGCCGCCCAGATGGCGGCCGAGGCGGCGGCGCGCAAGGTGAGCGACGTCGGGATGCGCTCGGTGGTGGTTTACGTCAAGGGCCCGGGCGGCGGCCGCGAGTCGGCGGTGCGCGCGCTGCAGGCGGCGGGGCTCGCGGTGACCTCGATCAAGGACGTGACGCCGATCCCGCACAACGGATGCCGGCCGCCCAAGCGGCGCCGCGTTTAG
- the rpsD gene encoding 30S ribosomal protein S4 — translation MARYLGPVCRLCRREGLKLFLKGERCFTDKCAIERRNYPPGAHGQARTRFSEFSIRLREKQKVRRIYGLMETQFKRYFELAERMPGITGENLLVLLERRLDSVVYRLGFASSLAQARQLVRHGHIEVDGRAVTIPSYLLDVGEIVSIAPKSRSKKVIVEAIEMSQRRGVPGWIALERDQFRGSMRALPARADLTMPVSEKLIVEHYSR, via the coding sequence GTGGCAAGGTATCTCGGACCGGTATGCCGGCTGTGCCGGCGTGAAGGGCTCAAGCTCTTCCTCAAGGGCGAGCGCTGCTTCACCGACAAGTGCGCGATCGAGCGGCGCAACTACCCGCCCGGCGCCCACGGCCAGGCACGCACGCGCTTTTCCGAGTTTTCGATCCGGCTGCGTGAGAAGCAGAAGGTCAGGCGCATCTACGGCCTGATGGAGACTCAGTTCAAGCGCTACTTCGAGCTGGCCGAGCGAATGCCCGGGATCACGGGCGAAAACCTGCTCGTCCTGCTCGAGCGCCGGCTCGACAGCGTGGTTTACCGGCTCGGCTTCGCGAGCTCGCTCGCCCAGGCGCGCCAGCTCGTGCGCCACGGCCATATCGAGGTTGACGGCAGAGCGGTCACGATTCCGTCCTACCTGCTCGACGTGGGCGAGATCGTCAGCATCGCGCCCAAGAGCCGGAGCAAGAAAGTGATCGTCGAGGCGATCGAGATGTCGCAGCGGCGCGGGGTGCCGGGATGGATCGCGCTGGAGCGCGACCAGTTCCGCGGCTCGATGCGCGCGCTGCCGGCGCGTGCGGACCTGACCATGCCGGTCAGCGAGAAGCTGATCGTCGAGCATTACTCGCGCTAG
- a CDS encoding DNA-directed RNA polymerase subunit alpha produces the protein MQNDWRDLIKPKAVEFDEKELTATYGRFFAEPLERGYGITVGNALRRILLSSLPGFAITAVRIKGVLHEFSTIPGVKEDVTDIVLNLKEVRLRLHEGEHLTAALKARGETVVRARDITGGPALEVLTPEQHIATLEKGAELDMELVIRRGRGYAPAERSADEEEPIGTIRLDAVYSPIKKVNFTVTNARVGQRTDYDRLVLEIWTDGSISPRDALTYAARVARDQMTIFAGVEEEAELPAAAEGAEARPLLNEYLYRPVEGLPISVRAFNGLQNADIKYIGELVQRTEQDMLKIKNFGRKSLNEIKEVLTDMGLSLGMRLTELPPRSELDRMWAEQERRESA, from the coding sequence ATGCAGAATGATTGGCGCGATTTAATCAAGCCGAAGGCCGTCGAGTTCGACGAGAAGGAACTGACCGCGACCTACGGCAGGTTCTTCGCCGAACCGCTCGAGCGCGGCTACGGCATCACCGTCGGCAACGCCCTGCGCCGTATTTTGCTGTCCTCGCTGCCCGGCTTTGCGATCACGGCGGTGCGGATCAAGGGCGTGCTCCATGAGTTCTCCACGATCCCCGGGGTCAAGGAGGACGTGACGGACATCGTCCTCAACCTCAAGGAGGTGCGCCTACGCCTGCACGAGGGCGAGCATCTCACCGCCGCGCTCAAGGCGCGCGGCGAAACGGTCGTGCGCGCACGCGACATCACCGGCGGCCCCGCGCTCGAAGTGCTCACGCCCGAGCAGCATATCGCGACGCTGGAGAAAGGCGCCGAGCTCGACATGGAGCTGGTGATCCGCCGCGGGCGCGGCTACGCGCCGGCCGAGCGCAGCGCCGACGAGGAGGAGCCGATCGGCACCATCCGCCTCGACGCGGTGTATTCGCCGATCAAGAAGGTGAACTTCACGGTCACCAACGCGCGCGTCGGCCAGCGCACCGACTACGACCGCCTGGTGCTCGAAATCTGGACCGACGGCTCGATCTCCCCGCGCGACGCGCTGACCTACGCCGCGCGCGTGGCCCGCGACCAGATGACCATCTTCGCCGGCGTCGAGGAGGAAGCCGAGCTTCCCGCCGCGGCCGAGGGCGCCGAGGCGCGTCCGCTGCTCAACGAATACCTCTATCGTCCGGTCGAGGGGCTGCCGATCTCGGTACGCGCCTTCAACGGCCTCCAGAACGCCGACATCAAGTACATCGGCGAACTGGTCCAGCGCACCGAGCAGGACATGCTCAAGATCAAGAATTTCGGCCGCAAATCGCTCAATGAGATCAAAGAGGTCCTGACCGACATGGGGCTCTCGCTCGGGATGCGGCTGACAGAGCTGCCGCCGCGCAGCGAGCTCGACCGGATGTGGGCCGAGCAGGAGCGGCGCGAGTCGGCCTAG